One Desertibacillus haloalkaliphilus DNA window includes the following coding sequences:
- a CDS encoding YjcZ family sporulation protein has protein sequence MAHYYGGGFALIVVLFILLIIIGSAYTY, from the coding sequence ATGGCACATTATTACGGTGGAGGCTTTGCGTTAATTGTTGTATTGTTCATTTTACTAATTATCATTGGGTCTGCTTACACGTATTAA
- a CDS encoding PH domain-containing protein: MRAEPRQRISKHALPVWRFKAVIESVVIALVVVGYGFISYFLQLPTSLLVFIIIVFVLGSLIHIFVVPNIRWKRWRYDVLESEIDLQYGIIIVKRTLIPMNRVQHVDTEHGPLLRKYGLAAVTISTAATVHQIPALTHEVADDLRDRIASLAAVAEDDE, translated from the coding sequence TTGCGAGCGGAGCCAAGACAGAGAATTTCCAAGCACGCACTCCCGGTGTGGCGTTTCAAAGCCGTAATTGAATCAGTTGTGATTGCGCTCGTGGTCGTTGGATACGGATTTATCTCATACTTTTTACAATTACCTACTAGTTTGTTGGTGTTCATTATCATTGTTTTTGTTTTGGGCAGTCTCATACATATCTTTGTTGTTCCGAATATTCGTTGGAAGCGGTGGCGTTACGATGTGTTAGAAAGTGAGATTGACCTTCAATATGGAATCATCATAGTGAAACGAACATTAATTCCGATGAACCGTGTACAGCATGTAGATACGGAGCATGGCCCCCTACTTCGTAAGTATGGGTTAGCTGCTGTTACTATTTCTACGGCTGCAACGGTTCATCAAATACCAGCGCTCACTCATGAAGTGGCAGATGATTTAAGAGATCGAATTGCGTCTCTTGCTGCGGTGGCTGAAGATGATGAATAA
- a CDS encoding BrxA/BrxB family bacilliredoxin, with the protein MSMHYEDYMKQIVQPMREELTQAGVKELTTEADVEAFMNEVTGTTLVVVNSVCGCAAGLARPAAVSSLNHEVTPDQIVTVFAGQDKEATAKMRTYFEGYPPSSPSMALLKGKEVVHFIPREEIEDRSLEEILENITTSYDKYCK; encoded by the coding sequence ATGTCAATGCATTATGAAGATTATATGAAACAAATCGTTCAGCCGATGCGTGAGGAATTAACGCAAGCGGGTGTGAAGGAATTAACAACTGAAGCTGACGTGGAAGCGTTTATGAATGAAGTGACAGGAACAACACTAGTTGTTGTTAATTCTGTGTGTGGGTGTGCTGCAGGCCTTGCTCGACCGGCAGCAGTGTCTTCACTTAATCATGAAGTGACACCAGACCAAATCGTAACAGTTTTTGCTGGACAAGATAAAGAGGCAACTGCCAAGATGCGTACCTACTTTGAGGGTTATCCACCATCTTCCCCATCAATGGCCTTATTAAAAGGGAAAGAGGTTGTTCACTTTATTCCTCGTGAAGAGATTGAAGATCGCTCGTTAGAGGAAATTCTTGAAAACATAACAACAAGTTATGACAAGTATTGCAAGTAA
- a CDS encoding ABC-F family ATP-binding cassette domain-containing protein — protein MNILTVEQLTKSFGDKVLFDQLSLTVAEQQRIGLIGINGTGKSTLLKVIAGIETADAGVIDHPRQFHIEYLPQNPEFREDSTVLEEVFFGDTPLMTLFRTYEQALAELEDDPTSEAKQNTLFSLQQKMDAQQAWDANTSAKIILTKLGIEDFSKRVYDLSGGQKKRVAIAKALIQQADLLILDEPTNHLDNQTIEWLEDYLSTYKGSLLTVTHDRYFLNRVANRIIELDQGRLYSYEGNYQVFLEKKAEREAREASMEQKRQNLLRKEIAWLKRGAKARTTKQKARIQRVEQLKAEEGPRQSEQVDVAIGSQRLGKKVIEINEVEKAIDGRTLIDQFSYLVLPNDRIGIIGPNGSGKTTLLNMIAGKVKPDSGEIDIGPTVKIGYYTQESQELDENLRVIEYIKEVAEVIYTKDGQAITAAQMLERFLFSRHAQWTKISKLSGGEKRRLYLLRILMSEPNVLFLDEPTNDLDTETLSVLEDYLEQFPGAVITVSHDRYFLDRSVDHLFAFEGNGSIRHFYGSYSDYIEEKKQQEKEASAQKKVSSEHEKVRVKETRQKKLSYKQKREWEDIQQQIELLEQRSEELKAEIENVGSDFEKANGLYEEQQKVDDELEQAIERWAELSELIEKLEQNESV, from the coding sequence ATGAATATCTTAACAGTAGAACAACTTACAAAATCGTTTGGAGATAAAGTTTTATTCGATCAGTTATCGTTGACAGTTGCTGAACAACAAAGGATCGGTTTAATTGGCATAAATGGAACAGGGAAGTCGACGTTATTAAAAGTGATTGCTGGCATCGAAACAGCAGATGCTGGTGTCATAGATCATCCAAGACAGTTTCATATCGAATACTTGCCACAGAATCCAGAGTTTCGGGAAGATTCAACCGTTTTAGAGGAAGTGTTTTTTGGTGACACACCACTAATGACATTATTTAGGACGTATGAACAAGCATTAGCTGAACTCGAAGACGATCCTACAAGTGAAGCGAAACAGAACACCTTGTTTTCGTTGCAACAAAAGATGGATGCACAGCAAGCATGGGATGCTAATACAAGTGCAAAGATAATTTTGACAAAGCTAGGTATTGAGGATTTTTCAAAGCGTGTGTACGATCTTTCAGGTGGACAAAAAAAGCGAGTAGCGATTGCGAAAGCGTTAATCCAGCAAGCCGATTTGTTAATTTTAGATGAGCCGACAAACCATTTGGATAATCAAACCATTGAGTGGTTAGAGGACTATTTATCAACCTATAAAGGCTCCTTATTAACGGTGACCCATGATCGTTACTTTTTGAATCGTGTTGCGAACCGGATCATCGAGTTAGACCAAGGACGCCTCTATAGTTATGAAGGGAATTATCAAGTCTTTTTGGAGAAAAAAGCTGAACGCGAAGCGCGTGAAGCCTCAATGGAACAAAAACGGCAAAATTTACTTCGAAAAGAAATTGCTTGGTTAAAACGAGGCGCAAAGGCGCGAACAACAAAACAAAAAGCAAGAATTCAGAGAGTTGAACAACTGAAAGCAGAAGAAGGGCCACGTCAGTCAGAGCAAGTCGATGTAGCCATCGGTTCACAGCGATTAGGTAAAAAAGTGATAGAGATCAACGAGGTTGAAAAAGCGATTGACGGTCGTACTTTGATTGATCAGTTCAGTTATTTAGTCTTACCGAATGATCGGATCGGTATTATTGGACCGAATGGAAGTGGGAAAACAACCTTGCTAAATATGATTGCAGGGAAAGTCAAACCCGATTCTGGAGAGATCGATATTGGGCCGACGGTGAAAATTGGGTATTATACGCAGGAGAGCCAAGAACTTGATGAGAACCTACGTGTGATTGAATACATTAAAGAAGTAGCAGAAGTCATTTATACGAAAGACGGGCAAGCGATCACCGCCGCGCAAATGTTAGAGCGTTTTCTGTTTTCAAGACATGCACAATGGACGAAGATTTCCAAGCTTTCTGGTGGTGAGAAGCGAAGGCTTTATTTACTACGAATCTTGATGTCTGAACCGAATGTGTTGTTTCTTGATGAACCGACCAATGACCTTGATACCGAAACGTTATCGGTCTTAGAAGATTACCTCGAACAGTTCCCTGGTGCGGTTATAACGGTTTCACATGACCGTTATTTCTTAGATCGTTCAGTGGATCACTTATTTGCTTTTGAAGGGAATGGATCGATTCGTCATTTTTATGGAAGTTATTCCGACTATATTGAAGAAAAGAAGCAACAAGAAAAAGAAGCGAGTGCTCAGAAGAAAGTAAGTAGCGAACACGAAAAGGTCCGTGTGAAAGAGACACGTCAGAAAAAACTGTCTTACAAGCAGAAGCGCGAGTGGGAGGATATTCAACAGCAAATCGAACTGTTAGAGCAGCGCAGTGAGGAATTAAAGGCTGAAATTGAAAACGTAGGAAGTGACTTTGAAAAAGCCAATGGACTATATGAAGAACAACAGAAGGTAGATGATGAATTAGAACAAGCGATTGAACGTTGGGCAGAGCTATCTGAACTAATAGAAAAGCTTGAGCAGAACGAGTCCGTGTAA
- a CDS encoding DUF2524 family protein, which produces MATHEQIEFYLEKVNQTISHAEEQLQQAKQVQPGDPVDYAEAQGQLTKVDEELEQILRSATPEQREQLERAQQRLRQTQNHMILRM; this is translated from the coding sequence ATGGCAACTCACGAGCAAATAGAATTTTATTTAGAAAAAGTGAATCAAACGATTAGTCATGCTGAAGAGCAGCTACAGCAAGCGAAACAAGTGCAACCGGGTGACCCTGTTGATTATGCGGAGGCACAGGGGCAACTGACAAAAGTGGATGAAGAATTGGAACAGATCTTACGTAGTGCGACACCCGAACAACGAGAACAACTCGAGCGAGCCCAACAGCGGCTTCGTCAAACACAAAATCATATGATTTTACGGATGTAG
- a CDS encoding thioredoxin family protein, whose product MKELQQAEVNEKMANNFSVFYFYTPLCGTCKMATKMITVVEQLIHDVGFFACNINTMPEITNQLKIKSVPYLVLIDHGEVIADVYAFKSVGDIYQLIKSHV is encoded by the coding sequence ATGAAAGAATTACAACAAGCTGAAGTCAATGAGAAAATGGCGAACAACTTTAGTGTTTTTTATTTTTATACTCCGTTATGCGGTACGTGTAAAATGGCAACGAAAATGATTACTGTCGTAGAGCAACTGATACATGATGTAGGCTTTTTTGCTTGTAACATTAATACAATGCCTGAGATTACGAATCAATTGAAGATTAAGAGTGTCCCTTATCTAGTTTTAATTGATCACGGGGAAGTGATTGCTGACGTGTATGCGTTTAAGTCAGTAGGTGACATCTATCAATTGATAAAATCTCATGTTTAA
- a CDS encoding metallophosphoesterase family protein gives MKLAFISDIHGNAIALESVLADIRRQNVDEIIVLGDLCYRGPEPKRSLQLIRSLETKVIKGNADEWVVRGVKEGEVPDKALTMMNAERDWTVSHLDQDDINYLASLPTELELPLTSNRSLHAFHATPNSLFDVVLPDTPPDQLQEKLINNSSHDLYIYAHIHLPYVRYFNGKCYANLGSVGLPFDGLPQASYAIVEVVDERFKVTIERVPYDVDKVIRQYSDYNFPNADALIDVVKNAKSPF, from the coding sequence ATGAAATTGGCATTTATTTCTGATATCCACGGAAATGCTATTGCCCTAGAATCTGTACTTGCGGACATCAGAAGGCAAAACGTTGATGAGATTATTGTTTTAGGAGATCTTTGTTATCGTGGACCCGAACCGAAGCGATCCCTGCAATTAATTAGGTCCCTAGAGACAAAAGTAATAAAAGGAAATGCAGATGAGTGGGTTGTTCGCGGTGTCAAGGAAGGTGAAGTCCCAGATAAAGCGTTAACAATGATGAATGCTGAGCGCGACTGGACAGTTTCTCATCTCGATCAAGATGACATCAATTACTTAGCTTCACTCCCTACCGAGTTAGAGTTACCATTAACAAGTAATCGAAGCCTCCATGCGTTCCACGCAACACCGAACAGTCTTTTTGATGTTGTCTTGCCAGATACGCCACCCGATCAATTACAAGAAAAGTTAATAAATAACAGCAGTCATGATCTATACATTTACGCACATATTCATTTACCATATGTACGTTATTTTAACGGTAAATGCTATGCTAATCTAGGCAGTGTCGGCCTTCCATTCGACGGACTTCCACAGGCATCATATGCCATTGTAGAAGTCGTAGACGAGCGATTCAAAGTAACAATTGAACGTGTTCCATACGATGTAGACAAAGTCATTCGACAATACAGCGATTACAATTTTCCAAATGCTGATGCTCTGATTGATGTCGTTAAAAACGCTAAAAGTCCATTTTAA
- a CDS encoding pyridoxal-phosphate-dependent aminotransferase family protein, with protein MKTELNPPERTLMGPGPSDVHPRVLRAMTTPLLGHLDPAFLTLMNETMELLREVYQTNHQVTIPMSGTGSAGMETIFVNLVEPGDTVIVGVNGLFGTRMVDVAERCGATVVSVSADWGDTIEPAAIEKALEEHPQAKLVAVVHAETSTGVRQPLQQISEIVHRHNSLFVCDMVTSLGGIPTDIDKLQIDAAYSGTQKCLSAPPGLAPVTLSEQAVDVIRNRKTKVQSWYLDLSMIQNYWSDERSYHHTAPITMIYALRESLRLITEEGVDQVFDRHKRNGLALHDGLEAMGLELLVDKEYRLYQLTSVCIPEGVNDTQVRKDLLDDYGLEIGGGLGELKGKVWRIGLMGYNANPNKVTLVLTALGSALRKQGVDVNVAAGIEAADRAFEQPVAK; from the coding sequence ATGAAAACGGAGCTCAATCCACCAGAACGAACGTTGATGGGACCAGGACCAAGTGATGTCCATCCGCGAGTGTTGCGTGCGATGACAACACCGCTATTGGGGCATTTAGATCCTGCTTTTCTAACCTTGATGAATGAAACAATGGAATTATTACGAGAGGTATATCAAACGAATCATCAAGTGACGATCCCGATGTCAGGAACAGGTAGTGCAGGTATGGAAACGATATTTGTTAATTTAGTTGAACCAGGCGACACCGTCATTGTCGGAGTCAATGGGTTATTTGGAACTCGGATGGTTGATGTTGCCGAGCGGTGCGGGGCAACCGTTGTCTCTGTATCCGCAGATTGGGGTGATACTATAGAACCAGCTGCGATTGAAAAGGCTTTAGAGGAACATCCTCAAGCAAAGCTGGTCGCTGTCGTTCATGCAGAAACATCAACAGGGGTAAGGCAACCATTGCAGCAAATTAGTGAGATTGTTCACCGCCATAACAGTTTATTTGTCTGTGACATGGTCACTTCTCTAGGTGGAATCCCGACAGACATCGATAAACTGCAAATTGATGCTGCTTATAGTGGAACACAAAAATGTTTAAGTGCTCCTCCTGGATTGGCGCCTGTGACGTTAAGTGAGCAAGCTGTTGATGTGATTAGGAATCGCAAGACGAAGGTACAAAGCTGGTACCTTGATCTTTCTATGATTCAAAACTATTGGAGTGATGAACGCTCGTATCATCATACGGCACCAATTACGATGATTTATGCCCTTAGAGAATCATTACGATTGATTACGGAAGAAGGTGTAGATCAAGTATTTGATCGTCATAAGCGTAATGGATTAGCCCTTCATGACGGACTTGAAGCAATGGGATTAGAATTACTCGTCGATAAGGAGTATCGTCTCTATCAATTAACCTCTGTTTGCATTCCGGAAGGGGTTAATGATACACAAGTCAGAAAGGATTTATTAGACGATTATGGACTCGAGATTGGTGGTGGATTAGGAGAATTAAAAGGGAAGGTTTGGAGAATTGGGTTAATGGGCTATAATGCAAACCCTAACAAAGTCACCTTAGTGCTCACGGCACTGGGATCAGCGTTACGAAAACAAGGTGTAGACGTGAACGTGGCGGCCGGGATCGAAGCGGCTGACCGTGCATTTGAACAGCCAGTTGCAAAGTGA
- a CDS encoding TlpA disulfide reductase family protein: protein MQAPPFTLREYHTDTYKSLSDYKGQAVMVTFWASWCPDSIRDLAQKAQFYQSMQTDKLAFLTINVTGREGHDEDGATFIKEHNYTFPVLFDEGTKVYDRYRCMGVPTTVLINEQQEIVATYNDRAAFIDIIKGVGKLIE from the coding sequence ATGCAGGCACCACCTTTTACATTGCGAGAATACCACACGGATACGTACAAATCGCTCTCAGATTATAAAGGTCAGGCTGTGATGGTGACTTTTTGGGCTTCTTGGTGTCCGGACTCAATTAGAGATTTAGCACAAAAGGCACAATTCTATCAATCAATGCAAACGGACAAGCTTGCTTTTTTAACGATTAATGTGACCGGTCGTGAAGGGCACGATGAAGATGGAGCAACGTTTATCAAGGAGCACAACTATACGTTCCCTGTTTTGTTTGATGAAGGAACAAAGGTTTATGACAGGTACCGGTGCATGGGGGTACCGACGACTGTGTTAATCAATGAACAGCAAGAGATTGTTGCAACTTATAATGATCGTGCCGCGTTTATCGATATCATCAAAGGTGTTGGTAAACTGATTGAATAA
- a CDS encoding conserved virulence factor C family protein, whose product MEIKSIEPTPSPNTMKLTLDEHLPQGSSNNYTAKNISEAPSYIKELFEIEGVKGIYHVADFLAIERHPKVDWKVILPQVREVFGEASDEETNQEVNQASTEDGFGEVHVFLQMFKGIPMQIKLTTADQEVREGLPERFSKASFRVQETADNLVMERQWVEQGVRYGDLDEVAKEVAEEVSASYSDERLERLVSKALQQESETDNTNQPRYKKVTLGMLDVPDWKERYAALEQMDPTEEDLPVLAKALEDEKASIRRLATVYLGMIEKPVVLTYLYKALKDSSVTVKRTAGDCLSDIGDKDAIAPMIEALKDNNKLVRWRAAMFLYEVGDESAINALKKAQHDPEFEVAMQAQMALKRIEGGEEAKGSVWKQMTEQRSKTNEQ is encoded by the coding sequence ATGGAAATTAAATCAATTGAGCCTACACCAAGCCCGAATACAATGAAGTTAACGCTAGATGAACATTTACCGCAAGGGAGTAGCAATAACTATACCGCAAAGAATATTTCAGAGGCGCCGAGCTATATTAAGGAGCTCTTTGAGATTGAAGGTGTTAAAGGGATTTACCATGTGGCAGATTTTTTAGCGATTGAGCGTCATCCAAAAGTGGATTGGAAAGTGATTTTACCTCAAGTGCGAGAAGTATTCGGAGAGGCTAGTGATGAGGAAACCAACCAAGAGGTCAATCAGGCCTCAACCGAAGACGGGTTTGGGGAAGTTCACGTCTTTTTACAGATGTTTAAAGGAATTCCGATGCAAATTAAATTAACAACGGCTGACCAAGAAGTTCGCGAAGGCTTGCCGGAACGGTTTTCAAAAGCTTCGTTTCGAGTTCAAGAAACGGCAGATAATCTAGTGATGGAACGTCAATGGGTAGAGCAAGGTGTTCGATACGGTGATCTTGATGAAGTGGCGAAAGAAGTAGCTGAGGAAGTATCCGCTTCTTATAGTGATGAACGTTTAGAGAGGTTAGTGTCAAAAGCGCTACAACAAGAGAGTGAAACAGATAATACGAATCAACCACGTTATAAAAAAGTGACATTAGGGATGCTTGATGTGCCTGATTGGAAAGAGAGATATGCAGCGCTTGAACAAATGGACCCAACAGAAGAGGACCTTCCCGTGCTAGCGAAAGCGCTTGAGGATGAAAAAGCTTCGATTCGGCGCTTAGCGACAGTATATTTAGGTATGATTGAAAAGCCAGTTGTTTTGACGTACTTATATAAAGCTTTGAAAGATAGTTCAGTAACGGTAAAGAGAACGGCAGGGGATTGCTTATCAGATATTGGTGATAAAGATGCAATCGCACCTATGATTGAAGCACTGAAAGACAATAACAAGCTAGTCCGATGGCGAGCAGCGATGTTTTTATATGAAGTAGGTGACGAATCAGCGATTAATGCCTTAAAGAAAGCGCAACATGACCCAGAATTTGAAGTAGCAATGCAAGCGCAAATGGCTTTAAAGCGAATTGAAGGTGGGGAAGAAGCAAAAGGGTCTGTTTGGAAACAAATGACAGAGCAGCGTTCCAAAACGAATGAACAATAG